A DNA window from Rhodococcus sp. Z13 contains the following coding sequences:
- a CDS encoding DUF503 domain-containing protein has protein sequence MYLGALEFDLLLGDVHSLKQKRAAIRPVVAELRRFGVSAAETGEHDLYRRARIGVAVVAPDFAHVGEILDKCERLVAQRPELDLLSTRRRLFGPED, from the coding sequence ATGTATCTGGGAGCGCTCGAATTCGACCTGCTGCTCGGTGACGTGCATTCGCTCAAACAGAAGCGGGCGGCCATCCGCCCCGTCGTCGCCGAACTGCGCCGCTTCGGTGTGTCGGCGGCGGAGACGGGGGAACACGATCTCTACCGCAGGGCGCGGATCGGAGTGGCGGTCGTCGCACCCGACTTCGCGCACGTGGGGGAGATACTGGACAAGTGTGAGCGGCTGGTGGCCCAGCGGCCCGAACTCGACCTGCTGTCCACCAGACGCAGACTGTTCGGACCCGAGGACTGA
- the rbfA gene encoding 30S ribosome-binding factor RbfA — MADPARARRLAKRIATIVATAIDHEIKDPRLQYVTITDAKVTADLHDATVYYTVRGADLETEPDYAEAAAGLEKAKGVLRSKVGAGTGVRFTPTLTFVTDTVPDTARHMEELLAKARAADDAVARAREGAVPAGDADPYKEPRERDTGDFE, encoded by the coding sequence ATGGCCGATCCAGCACGGGCTCGCCGCCTCGCGAAGCGCATCGCCACGATCGTGGCCACGGCGATCGACCACGAGATCAAGGATCCACGGCTGCAGTACGTGACGATCACCGACGCCAAGGTCACCGCGGATCTGCACGACGCCACCGTCTACTACACGGTCCGGGGCGCCGACCTGGAGACCGAACCCGACTACGCCGAGGCCGCCGCCGGCCTGGAGAAGGCCAAGGGCGTGCTGCGCAGCAAGGTCGGCGCCGGTACCGGGGTGCGGTTCACCCCGACGCTGACCTTCGTCACCGACACCGTGCCCGACACGGCCCGGCACATGGAGGAGCTGCTGGCCAAGGCCCGCGCCGCCGACGACGCCGTCGCCCGTGCGCGTGAGGGCGCCGTGCCCGCCGGCGACGCCGATCCCTACAAGGAGCCCCGTGAACGCGACACCGGTGACTTCGAGTAG
- a CDS encoding DHH family phosphoesterase, producing the protein MSDSVDLQGAAALLDAAATVTVLCHVNPDADTLGSGLALGLVLERRGVAVQVAFGSPAAVPESMRSLPGGHLVVPAADVRRDADLVVTVDCGTAGRLGSLRDRLDGAPRTLVIDHHLSNTRFGTHNLIEPESEATAVVLANLFDVWGVEIDADLAHCLYAGLVTDTGSFRWGRPDAHRLAERLLATGIDGSAITRTLLDTHPFGWLPMLSSVLASATLAPEAADGRGLVYAFVRRADAADLGPEEVESVIDIVRTTAEAEVAAVFKEVGPQQWTVSLRAKTAVDVSAVAAELGGGGHRFAAGYTAHGDPDHIVAALRDVLG; encoded by the coding sequence ATGTCCGACTCGGTCGACCTGCAGGGCGCCGCCGCGTTGCTGGACGCGGCGGCGACCGTCACCGTGCTGTGCCACGTCAACCCCGACGCCGACACCCTCGGCAGCGGGCTCGCCCTCGGGCTGGTGCTGGAACGGCGCGGCGTCGCAGTGCAGGTCGCGTTCGGCTCACCGGCCGCCGTGCCGGAATCGATGCGGTCCCTGCCGGGCGGGCATCTCGTGGTGCCCGCCGCGGACGTCCGGCGCGACGCCGACTTGGTGGTGACCGTCGATTGCGGCACCGCCGGCCGGCTCGGTTCGCTGCGCGACCGGCTCGACGGTGCCCCCCGCACCCTGGTGATCGACCACCACCTCTCCAACACCCGCTTCGGCACCCACAACCTCATCGAACCGGAGTCCGAGGCCACCGCGGTGGTCCTCGCGAACCTGTTCGACGTGTGGGGTGTGGAGATCGACGCCGACCTGGCGCACTGCCTCTACGCCGGTCTCGTCACCGACACCGGCTCGTTCCGGTGGGGCCGCCCCGACGCCCACCGCCTGGCCGAACGCCTCCTCGCCACCGGCATCGACGGCTCGGCCATCACCCGCACGCTGCTCGACACGCACCCCTTCGGCTGGCTGCCGATGCTCTCGTCCGTGCTCGCCTCCGCGACCCTCGCTCCCGAGGCCGCCGACGGCAGGGGTCTGGTCTACGCGTTCGTGCGCCGCGCCGACGCGGCGGATCTCGGCCCGGAGGAGGTCGAGAGCGTCATCGACATCGTGCGCACCACCGCCGAGGCCGAGGTGGCCGCGGTGTTCAAGGAGGTCGGCCCGCAGCAGTGGACCGTCTCGCTGCGCGCGAAGACCGCCGTGGACGTGTCCGCCGTCGCCGCCGAACTCGGGGGCGGCGGACATCGCTTCGCCGCAGGCTACACCGCCCACGGTGACCCCGACCACATCGTCGCCGCGCTGCGCGACGTGCTCGGTTGA
- a CDS encoding MATE family efflux transporter, which translates to MTANSEGGTPAPEITGRRILGLAVPALGVLAAEPLYLLFDIAVVGRLGALPLAGLAIGGLILAQVSTQLTFLSYGTTSRSARFHGADRHDDAVEEGAQATWLALAVGLVVLVAGQLLAVPVARLLGGDSDIAAEAVSWLRVALFGAPLILVGMAGNGWMRGVQDTVRPLRYVIAGLALSAVLCPMLVHGLLGAPRWELVGSAVANVAGQCVSAALFLLALIREGVPLRPRLEIIGAQLRLGRDLIARSLAFQACFLSAAAVASRFGAAAVAGHQVVLQLWNFVTLTLDSLAIAAQALVGAALGAADRRGATRLAWRVTAWSAVFAAVLALVFLAGRSVIPGLFTGDTEVLDQVGVAWWFFVAVMPVAGVVFALDGVLLGAGDAAFLRTATLASALLGFLPLIWLSLANDWGLAGIWTGLTVFIVFRMIAVVARTLSGRWAVTGADRQVRAHDESGG; encoded by the coding sequence TTGACCGCGAACAGCGAGGGCGGCACCCCGGCACCGGAGATCACCGGCCGGCGCATCCTCGGTCTCGCCGTGCCCGCACTCGGGGTGCTCGCCGCCGAACCGCTCTACCTGCTGTTCGACATCGCCGTCGTCGGCCGTCTCGGCGCCCTGCCCCTCGCCGGCCTGGCGATCGGCGGGCTGATCCTCGCGCAGGTGAGCACCCAGCTGACCTTCCTGTCCTACGGCACCACCTCCCGCTCCGCCCGCTTCCACGGCGCCGACCGGCACGACGACGCGGTGGAGGAGGGGGCGCAGGCCACCTGGCTCGCCCTCGCCGTCGGGCTCGTCGTCCTCGTCGCCGGGCAACTCCTGGCCGTCCCCGTCGCCCGCCTGCTCGGCGGGGACTCCGACATCGCCGCCGAGGCGGTGTCGTGGCTGCGGGTCGCGCTGTTCGGCGCCCCGCTCATCCTCGTCGGGATGGCCGGCAACGGCTGGATGCGCGGCGTCCAGGACACCGTGCGGCCGCTGCGGTACGTGATCGCCGGGCTCGCCCTGTCGGCGGTGCTGTGCCCGATGCTGGTGCACGGGCTGCTCGGCGCACCCCGCTGGGAACTCGTCGGCTCCGCCGTGGCGAACGTGGCGGGTCAGTGCGTCTCGGCCGCGCTGTTCCTGCTCGCCCTGATCCGCGAGGGGGTGCCGCTGCGGCCGCGACTGGAGATCATCGGCGCGCAGCTGCGGCTCGGCCGCGACCTCATCGCCCGCAGCCTCGCCTTCCAAGCGTGCTTCCTGTCCGCCGCGGCGGTCGCCTCCCGCTTCGGTGCCGCCGCGGTCGCCGGGCACCAGGTGGTGCTGCAGCTGTGGAACTTCGTGACCCTGACCCTGGACTCGCTCGCCATCGCGGCGCAGGCCCTCGTCGGCGCCGCCCTCGGGGCGGCCGACCGTCGCGGCGCGACCCGCCTGGCGTGGCGGGTCACCGCCTGGTCGGCGGTCTTCGCGGCGGTGCTCGCCCTGGTCTTCCTCGCCGGCCGCAGCGTGATCCCCGGCCTGTTCACCGGCGACACCGAGGTGCTCGACCAGGTCGGTGTCGCCTGGTGGTTCTTCGTGGCCGTCATGCCCGTCGCCGGGGTGGTGTTCGCCCTCGACGGGGTACTCCTCGGGGCGGGCGACGCCGCCTTCCTGCGCACGGCGACCCTTGCTTCGGCGCTGCTCGGCTTCCTGCCGCTGATCTGGCTGTCGCTCGCGAACGACTGGGGTCTGGCCGGGATCTGGACGGGGCTTACCGTGTTCATCGTGTTCCGGATGATCGCCGTCGTGGCGCGGACCCTCTCGGGCCGCTGGGCGGTGACGGGCGCGGACCGGCAGGTGCGTGCCCACGACGAGTCAGGAGGTTAG
- a CDS encoding metallophosphoesterase family protein gives MAAKLWAISDIHVGHRGNRPVTEDLHPESPDDWLIVAGDVSEKTDDIRWALQLLRSRFAKVIWVPGNHELWTTAKDPVQMHGVARYDYLVTMCRELDVLTPEDPYPVWEGQDGPVVLVPMFLLYDYSFLPEGTTTKADGLALARERNVVATDEFLLRPDPYISRDTWCRARLEQTRKRLDALDPALPTVLINHFPLVREPTRMLFYPEFALWCGTTETADWHLRYRALCSVYGHLHIPRTTYYDGVRFEEVSVGYPREWQRRGLQKQPLRQILPVPDYPPGSLNKWGGHFTVTPEMEAEAEKMRAQREKELR, from the coding sequence GTGGCAGCGAAGCTGTGGGCGATCAGCGACATCCATGTGGGCCACCGGGGTAACCGACCGGTCACCGAGGACCTGCATCCCGAGTCCCCGGACGACTGGCTCATCGTCGCCGGCGACGTGTCGGAGAAGACCGACGACATCCGGTGGGCACTGCAACTGCTGCGCAGCCGGTTCGCGAAGGTGATCTGGGTGCCCGGCAACCACGAACTGTGGACCACCGCCAAGGATCCGGTGCAGATGCACGGCGTCGCCCGCTACGACTACCTCGTGACGATGTGCCGCGAACTCGACGTCCTCACCCCCGAGGACCCCTATCCCGTCTGGGAGGGCCAGGACGGCCCCGTCGTGCTCGTGCCGATGTTCCTGCTCTACGACTACTCGTTCCTGCCGGAGGGCACCACCACCAAGGCCGACGGGCTCGCGCTCGCCCGCGAACGCAACGTCGTCGCCACCGACGAGTTCCTGCTCAGACCGGATCCGTACATCTCGCGCGACACCTGGTGCCGGGCCCGCCTCGAGCAGACCCGCAAGCGCCTCGACGCGCTCGACCCGGCGCTGCCCACGGTGCTGATCAACCACTTCCCGCTGGTACGTGAACCCACGCGGATGCTGTTCTACCCGGAGTTCGCGCTGTGGTGCGGCACCACCGAGACCGCCGACTGGCATCTGCGCTACCGCGCCCTGTGCAGCGTGTACGGACACCTGCACATCCCCCGCACCACCTACTACGACGGGGTGCGCTTCGAGGAGGTGTCGGTCGGCTACCCGCGCGAGTGGCAGCGCCGCGGCCTGCAGAAGCAGCCGCTGCGGCAGATCCTGCCGGTCCCGGACTACCCGCCCGGCAGCCTGAACAAGTGGGGCGGTCACTTCACGGTGACCCCCGAGATGGAAGCGGAAGCGGAGAAGATGCGGGCACAACGAGAGAAGGAGTTGCGGTGA
- the npt gene encoding 4'-phosphopantetheinyl transferase Npt codes for MIARIVPDGVAAAELFADPPGLRPHPQEEHLVARAVDKRRREFAGARHCARQAMRTLGVDPAPVLRGEKGDPIWPRGLVGSLTHCDGYRGAVLGYALQIRSLGIDAEPHDVLPDGVLPAVSLDVEREWLASAGDDLHWDRLLFCAKEATYKAWFPLTKRWLGFEDAHITFERDTTADAVTGTFHSRLLVPGDTLDGDVLTGFDGRWLIADGLVLTAITVR; via the coding sequence CTGATCGCGCGGATCGTGCCGGACGGCGTCGCCGCTGCCGAACTGTTCGCCGACCCACCGGGGCTGCGGCCGCATCCGCAGGAGGAACACCTCGTCGCCCGCGCGGTGGACAAGCGGCGCCGCGAGTTCGCCGGCGCGCGGCACTGCGCCCGCCAGGCCATGCGCACCCTCGGCGTCGATCCCGCCCCCGTCCTGCGCGGTGAGAAGGGCGACCCCATCTGGCCCCGCGGCCTCGTCGGTAGCCTCACCCACTGCGACGGCTACCGCGGAGCCGTCCTCGGCTACGCGCTGCAGATCCGCTCGCTCGGCATCGACGCCGAACCGCACGACGTGCTGCCCGACGGGGTACTGCCCGCGGTCAGCCTCGACGTCGAACGCGAGTGGCTCGCCTCCGCCGGCGACGACCTGCACTGGGACCGCCTGCTGTTCTGCGCCAAGGAGGCCACCTACAAGGCGTGGTTCCCGCTCACCAAGCGGTGGCTGGGCTTCGAGGACGCGCACATCACCTTCGAGCGCGACACCACCGCCGACGCGGTGACGGGCACCTTCCACTCCCGTCTGCTCGTCCCCGGCGACACCCTCGACGGCGACGTCCTCACCGGATTCGACGGACGCTGGCTCATCGCCGACGGTCTCGTCCTGACCGCGATCACGGTGCGCTGA